The following coding sequences lie in one Primulina huaijiensis isolate GDHJ02 chromosome 2, ASM1229523v2, whole genome shotgun sequence genomic window:
- the LOC140959400 gene encoding ethylene-responsive transcription factor ERF011-like, with translation MEEACINSSPSSSTGETKRKERQKDKPYRGIRMRKWGKWVAEIREPNKRSRIWLGSYNSPVAAARAYDTAVFYLRGPTARLNFPEHIVKDGDEPGELSAATIRKKAIEVGASVDAIQAAGHARADSGMVSEKPDLNEYPSPDDSEDS, from the coding sequence ATGGAAGAAGCTTGTATTAATTCTTCGCCATCTTCATCAACCGGAGAGACTAAGCGGAAGGAGAGGCAGAAAGACAAGCCCTACAGAGGTATACGGATGCGGAAGTGGGGGAAATGGGTAGCGGAGATAAGGGAGCCGAACAAAAGATCAAGAATCTGGCTCGGCTCCTACAACTCCCCTGTGGCGGCGGCGCGTGCGTATGACACCGCGGTTTTCTATCTCCGCGGTCCTACGGCGAGGCTCAACTTCCCAGAACACATAGTTAAAGATGGCGACGAGCCTGGGGAGTTGTCCGCCGCTACCATAAGGAAGAAAGCCATCGAAGTTGGAGCTAGCGTCGATGCCATCCAGGCCGCCGGCCATGCACGCGCCGACTCCGGCATGGTGTCTGAAAAGCCCGATCTGAATGAATACCCCAGCCCCGACGATTCCGAGGATAgttaa